The Sporosarcina ureae genome includes a region encoding these proteins:
- a CDS encoding S-layer homology domain-containing protein has translation MKKRFKLMLWTLLLALLVVHVGTNEVSAKEFTDVPKKHPNYAAIQEMQKAGFISGYPDGSFRPHEPVSRKHVAVLLDRALNFPQPATAEVVFKDVPKSHAYYTPIMKLYNEGIVSGSNGKFNPESSVTRIQMAKMLDLAFEFNMTEHAGFYDLLVTHWGYVHANALFSHGVTKGDHGHFKPNDQVTRAHYAEFLNRAIHAHAAQPEGDQMNKDRALDKVHRLTSSIERIFLLSEENHQTFDQVRPEFLQYATAGYVDGMIAKVYRGEYDDLQYVHHALHAEVQLRFDFSQPDPNTLHVETIQFRNINDDTGGFVHAEFTKESGQWKIADYTVDFPGTKNFQLTVDEAKFAIEDEYRRHGFQDVRVRFVSKTPVTGSDYTTHETYTFDQYNFIVDSNIGRDQLKFNSDSGLIH, from the coding sequence ATGAAGAAGAGGTTCAAGTTGATGCTCTGGACGTTGTTGCTTGCCTTGTTGGTAGTTCATGTCGGAACCAATGAAGTATCGGCGAAAGAGTTTACGGATGTACCGAAGAAGCATCCGAACTACGCTGCGATTCAAGAGATGCAAAAGGCGGGCTTCATTAGTGGCTACCCTGACGGAAGTTTTCGTCCGCACGAACCAGTTAGCCGTAAACATGTTGCTGTTTTACTGGATAGGGCGTTGAATTTCCCACAGCCTGCCACAGCGGAAGTAGTCTTCAAGGACGTACCGAAAAGTCATGCATATTATACACCCATTATGAAGCTATACAATGAAGGGATTGTCAGCGGTTCAAACGGTAAATTTAATCCCGAATCTTCTGTTACCCGAATCCAAATGGCAAAGATGCTCGATTTGGCATTTGAATTCAATATGACCGAGCATGCCGGATTTTATGATCTCCTCGTCACGCACTGGGGATACGTCCACGCCAATGCATTGTTTTCACATGGCGTAACAAAAGGAGATCATGGACACTTTAAACCGAATGACCAAGTCACACGCGCGCATTATGCAGAATTTCTCAACCGAGCTATTCACGCACATGCCGCGCAACCAGAGGGCGATCAAATGAATAAAGATCGTGCGCTAGATAAAGTCCATCGATTAACTTCATCGATTGAACGGATCTTCCTGCTAAGTGAAGAAAACCATCAAACATTCGACCAAGTACGTCCTGAGTTTCTTCAGTACGCAACTGCAGGTTACGTAGACGGTATGATCGCCAAAGTGTATAGAGGAGAATATGATGATCTTCAATATGTACATCATGCGTTGCACGCAGAAGTTCAGTTGCGCTTTGATTTCTCTCAACCCGATCCAAATACACTCCACGTGGAGACTATCCAATTTCGTAATATAAACGACGATACAGGTGGGTTTGTCCATGCCGAATTTACAAAAGAGTCCGGCCAGTGGAAAATCGCGGACTACACCGTGGATTTCCCAGGTACAAAAAATTTCCAACTAACAGTAGACGAAGCAAAGTTTGCGATAGAAGATGAATACAGACGTCACGGTTTTCAAGATGTACGCGTGCGATTCGTCTCGAAGACTCCAGTCACAGGCTCAGATTACACCACTCATGAGACCTATACGTTTGATCAATACAATTTTATTGTAGATAGCAACATAGGCCGTGATCAATTGAAGTTCAACTCTGATAGTGGGCTCATTCACTGA
- the tatC gene encoding twin-arginine translocase subunit TatC has protein sequence MDPYSDQNKKDSSPLDKKAKDEEAALPDHSAETSSTQQQAVPKKPKPEPEEPKDEKEDVDPALIDHLTDLRKQLIKSVVVFLIFFIAVFSTINLWFPYVTRGYTLVVLSPLEVISFYTTISAAMAFGLSVPFVCHFLWQFVKPGLTQKEGRFLSLYSPAILILFVGGLAFGYYVVNPLSYNFLVKLGKMNFDVMITAKEYARFLLMTTMPIGLLFELPIVALFLSAIGILTSETMKKVRKWSYVTLGVVSALITPPDFLSQLIILIPMIALYEASIFIVMKTEKRLAPDAEAS, from the coding sequence ATGGATCCGTATAGTGATCAAAACAAAAAAGATTCAAGCCCGTTAGACAAAAAGGCAAAAGATGAAGAAGCTGCGCTACCCGATCACTCTGCGGAGACTTCTTCCACTCAACAACAAGCTGTACCTAAAAAACCGAAACCCGAACCGGAAGAACCAAAAGATGAAAAAGAAGACGTAGATCCTGCGCTCATCGACCATCTCACGGACCTTCGGAAACAACTGATCAAAAGCGTCGTCGTGTTCTTGATTTTCTTCATTGCTGTATTCAGTACAATCAACCTGTGGTTCCCATACGTCACACGGGGCTATACACTGGTTGTCCTCAGTCCACTTGAAGTCATTTCATTCTATACGACGATTTCTGCCGCGATGGCATTTGGTTTATCTGTCCCATTCGTCTGTCATTTCCTCTGGCAGTTCGTCAAGCCAGGTCTTACACAGAAAGAAGGACGTTTCTTAAGCCTATACTCCCCCGCCATCCTGATCTTGTTCGTCGGCGGACTCGCGTTCGGTTATTACGTAGTCAATCCACTGAGCTATAACTTCCTAGTGAAACTCGGTAAAATGAATTTCGACGTCATGATTACAGCAAAGGAATACGCACGTTTCTTACTCATGACGACGATGCCGATCGGCTTGCTGTTCGAGCTTCCGATCGTCGCTCTATTCCTGTCCGCTATAGGTATTCTGACGTCCGAAACAATGAAAAAAGTGAGAAAGTGGTCGTACGTGACACTCGGTGTAGTGTCTGCATTGATTACGCCTCCTGACTTCTTAAGCCAGTTGATCATTCTCATTCCCATGATTGCTTTATACGAAGCAAGTATTTTCATTGTCATGAAAACGGAAAAGCGACTGGCACCAGATGCTGAAGCTTCATAA
- the tatA gene encoding twin-arginine translocase TatA/TatE family subunit: MNIAAIGVPGLIIILVIILILFGPRKLPEVGSAVGKTLAEFKKATKDIMGDDEEKEKTTVTPSKTIETDKKDIK; the protein is encoded by the coding sequence ATGAATATAGCAGCAATCGGTGTACCTGGACTCATTATTATCCTTGTGATTATCTTGATTCTTTTCGGACCTCGTAAATTGCCTGAAGTCGGCTCAGCAGTCGGTAAAACTTTGGCAGAGTTCAAAAAGGCGACAAAAGATATCATGGGCGATGATGAGGAGAAAGAAAAGACAACTGTTACTCCTTCCAAGACCATTGAAACTGATAAAAAAGACATAAAATAA
- a CDS encoding S-layer homology domain-containing protein, with product MKNALRILVWTVVALALSFVFLGLNEASAKEFKDVSKKHPNYTAIQEMQKAGYINGYPDGTFRPSEPVSRKHVASLLDQVLKFPQPPTDKLVFADVPKHHMYYKPIMKLYNKGIVSGGLDKKFNPNASITRIQMAKMLDLAFEFNMKEPVRFEDLSFLHWGYVHASALYSHGVTKGDHGKFLPNQSVTRAHYAEFLYRAMKVGKTPSGSVVSKEKAIDLTMRLPIVIEGIRVQGKIDNQTYSQLRPKQLPYATEAFADGLLKKDYPSVCTHCDSFLFPDLLIEPSMRFEYTQPDANTLHVHTVSFRNMLTAGSYVHYVFKKESGIWKMDDYVGEDVGKKNFELTKEEAERVVKMNYRYYSKVKITYVSQEKKTGEDFATKEHYPYTAYKFTVETEDGRETVIVNSDDGFVYP from the coding sequence ATGAAGAATGCTTTACGGATTCTAGTATGGACTGTAGTCGCGCTAGCTCTATCATTTGTATTTTTAGGTTTAAATGAAGCTTCAGCAAAAGAGTTCAAGGATGTCTCGAAGAAGCATCCGAACTACACCGCGATTCAAGAAATGCAGAAAGCGGGGTATATTAATGGCTATCCTGACGGAACGTTCCGTCCAAGTGAACCGGTCAGTCGTAAGCACGTAGCGTCGTTGCTCGACCAGGTGCTAAAGTTCCCGCAGCCGCCTACTGATAAATTGGTTTTTGCCGATGTCCCGAAACATCATATGTATTATAAGCCAATTATGAAGTTATATAATAAAGGAATTGTCAGTGGAGGACTGGATAAGAAATTTAATCCGAATGCATCCATTACGAGAATCCAGATGGCGAAAATGCTGGATTTGGCGTTTGAGTTCAATATGAAGGAACCCGTGCGATTTGAAGACCTGAGCTTCTTGCACTGGGGATATGTCCATGCGAGTGCGTTGTATTCTCATGGCGTAACGAAAGGGGATCACGGAAAGTTTTTACCGAATCAATCTGTTACACGCGCGCATTATGCAGAGTTTTTATATCGCGCGATGAAAGTGGGGAAAACTCCTTCCGGCAGTGTGGTCAGCAAAGAGAAAGCGATCGATCTGACTATGCGTCTTCCTATTGTGATTGAAGGAATCCGTGTGCAAGGAAAAATAGATAATCAAACATACAGTCAACTTCGTCCAAAGCAACTGCCTTATGCTACAGAAGCATTCGCGGACGGATTGCTGAAAAAAGATTACCCGAGTGTCTGTACACATTGTGATTCATTTTTATTTCCAGACTTACTAATCGAGCCTTCCATGCGTTTCGAATACACGCAACCGGATGCCAATACACTTCACGTCCATACTGTTTCATTCCGAAATATGTTAACAGCCGGTAGTTATGTTCACTATGTGTTCAAGAAAGAATCAGGCATATGGAAGATGGACGATTATGTTGGTGAAGATGTGGGAAAAAAGAATTTTGAATTGACGAAAGAAGAAGCAGAGCGTGTGGTGAAAATGAATTACCGCTATTATTCAAAGGTTAAGATCACGTATGTCTCACAAGAAAAAAAGACAGGTGAAGATTTCGCAACGAAAGAACACTATCCATATACAGCGTATAAATTTACTGTAGAAACGGAAGATGGCCGTGAAACTGTGATCGTGAATTCAGACGATGGATTTGTTTATCCGTAA